In one window of Bombus fervidus isolate BK054 chromosome 4, iyBomFerv1, whole genome shotgun sequence DNA:
- the LOC139987005 gene encoding netrin receptor UNC5C isoform X3, whose product MRPKSCSLFLLFCVLLPGLVRPFTSGEEGEDAAEDEDSYLLEEDDVPSATIATDTELISEAGGHLPVFLTEPVDSFVVKNKPATLHCKAAHALQIYFRCNDARAEDSQQQDFVDPHTGTRIVDCELNVTRDHIEEYFGRDKFKCECIAWSGSGQIKSQPATVDVAYLKKQFESPPYSVSVEAGQSTELRCLPPVGVPPPRVYWLRNNVPVDTESDTLLVSSEGHLLVGQAKLSHQANYTCVAENIAAKRLSEPVSLTVYVKGGWSSWSAWSECHSRCAKGGQKRTRTCTNPAPMNGGQPCMGPSQQKMDCNIACPVVDGGWSRWSAWSVCGTDCTHTRRRSCDEPPPSHGGRPCQGRDISVANCTGGMCNNGNTKMGGAHLTEEANRQMDVALYGGLTVACAVIGGLAFFLAKLLRRKGRDHSLYSMARNEFQPEFFPDQDKKLSLQPDVTATSVPACYEYPFDPKLSMSRSLSEHHYDVPHLSIAPQPSPMSPTPSTSTQESCSDKQIHSDCENSVTSSYPSSDSTYNVASESVRLPKLETGNVAGAAVNTRGALLVLPDAGISMSVPEGAVPKPLREELYLAVLNEDRFRPRLPDGITQLSAVVTCGPSSATFNKPVILQFEHCAMLHPATWELSVWASDGLSVEDGTAIASSKDHQSITWTRVLTLGNETINTPLFTQLDHAEAFIVTEQLRGYVLAGQSCENVIATKRLRLALFASQAGQCCVRVYAVEDTKAAMKAIVDRESQIRGYLLDKPRTLLFQDNGESLCVSLEEVGNEWQSKSPTERQEISFRDMWNCQENTKHVTFGLDTAFGPTSSRSYKLQVSQGNSDTRQVFRIVYDGAKQLISSGSVTRPLREVTVVSSGHANNATTDSTTLRPFRFTRSLRKQLCQCLDPPNALGNDWRMLAQRLQVDRYINYFATKSSPTEHILDLWEAKHHEPTAVTDLLNHLRVMGRTDAATILEAQLGPWL is encoded by the exons AAGGCGAGGACGCCGCGGAAGACGAAGATTCCTATCTCCTGGAAGAGGACGACGTACCTTCAGCGACAATAGCCACCGACACGGAACTAATCTCCGAGGCAGGGGGCCATTTGCCCGTCTTTCTCACCGAACCAGTCGATTCGTTTGTGGTGAAGAACAAACCGGCCACGTTACATTGTAAGGCCGCACACGCGTTGCAGATCTACTTCCGGTGCAACGACGCGAGGGCGGAAGATTCGCAGCAACAGGATTTCGTAGACCCTCACACCGGCACTAGGATAGTCGACTGTGAATTGAACGTAACCAGAGACCACATCGAGGAATATTTTGGCAGAGACAAGTTCAAATGCGAATGTATCGCATGGTCTGGTTCCGGACAGATTAAAAGTCAGCCTGCTACTGTCGATGTTGCTT ACCTGAAGAAGCAATTCGAATCTCCGCCGTACTCGGTATCGGTGGAAGCAGGCCAGAGCACCGAACTCAGGTGTCTTCCTCCTGTGGGAGTGCCACCACCGAGGGTGTACTGGCTAAGAAATAACGTCCCCGTCGACACGGAGTCGGACACGCTTTTAGTGTCTAGCGAGGGACACCTTCTGGTTGGCCAAGCGAAGCTAAGCCATCAGGCGAATTATACTTGTGTCGCGGAGAATATCGCGGCCAAGAGGCTTAGCGAGCCTGTCAGCCTGACAGTTTATG TGAAGGGTGGATGGTCCTCGTGGTCCGCATGGTCCGAATGTCACTCGAGATGCGCGAAAGGTGGCCAGAAACGAACTCGAACGTGCACGAACCCCGCCCCCATGAACGGGGGTCAGCCTTGCATGGGTCCGTCTCAACAGAAGATGGACTGCAACATCGCCTGTCCCG TGGTGGACGGAGGATGGTCCAGATGGTCGGCATGGTCGGTGTGCGGCACCGACTGTACGCATACAAGAAGAAGATCCTGTGACGAGCCACCACCCAGCCACGGTGGACGACCTTGTCAAGGGAGGGACATCAGCGTGGCGAATTGCACCGGCGGCATGTGCAACA ATGGTAACACGAAGATGGGCGGCGCACACTTAACCGAGGAGG CGAACCGGCAGATGGACGTGGCTCTGTACGGCGGCCTGACTGTCGCGTGTGCAGTAATCGGCGGCCTGGCATTTTTCTTAGCGAAGCTTCTGAGGCGCAAAGGTCGGGACCATTCTCTTTACTCCATGGCCCGTAACG AATTCCAGCCGGAGTTCTTCCCGGACCAGGACAAGAAGCTGAGCCTACAGCCGGACGTAACAGCGACGAGCGTTCCGGCCTGTTACGAGTATCCTTTCGACCCGAAGCTGTCGATGTCGAGATCCCTCTCCGAGCACCATTACGACGTGCCCCACCTATCGATCGCCCCACAACCGTCGCCAATGTCACCAACGCCAAGCACGTCGACGCAGGAATCGTGCAGCGACAAACAGATCCATTCCGATTGCGAGAACAGCGTCACTAGCTCGTACCCATCATCCGACTCGACGTACAACGTCGCCTCGGAGAGCGTTCGTTTACCGAAGCTTGAGACCGGAAACGTTGCTGGAGCGGCGGTAAACACGCGTGGCGCGCTTTTGGTGCTTCCGGACGCGGGTATATCGATGTCGGTGCCCGAGGGAGCCGTGCCGAAGCCACTCAGAGAGGAACTCTACTTGGCGGTGCTGAACGAGGATCGCTTTAGGCCTCGATTACCCG ACGGTATCACGCAACTATCCGCGGTGGTGACCTGCGGCCCTTCGTCGGCAACTTTCAACAAGCCAGTAATCCTCCAGTTCGAGCACTGCGCGATGCTTCACCCAGCAACGTGGGAGTTGAGCGTCTGGGCTAGCGATGGTCTAAGCGTCGAGGACGGTACAGCGATCGCCTCTTCCAAGGATCATCAATCGATCACGTGGACAAGAGTGTTAACGTTAGGCAATGAGACGATCAACACACCGCTGTTCACGCAGCTGGACCACGCGGAAGCCTTCATCGTGACGGAACAACTGAGAGGCTACGTTCTAGCTGGCCAAAGTTGCGAAAACGTGATCGCCACGAAGAGACTGCGGCTAGCGTTGTTCGCCAGCCAAGCAGGACAATGTTGCGTCCGAGTGTATGCCGTGGAAGACACGAAGGCTGCCATGAAGGCGATCGTCGATAGAGAATCTCAAATTAGAGGTTACTTGCTGGATAAGCCAAGAACCCTGCTGTTCCAAGACAACGGTGAATCGCTCTGCGTCAGCCTCGAAGAAGTTGGCAACGAGTGGCAGAGCAAGTCGCCCACGGAACGGCAGGAGATTTCGTTCAGAGACATGTGGAACTGCCAGGAGAACACGAAACACGTAACTTTCGGGTTGGACACCGCGTTCGGACCTACTAGCAGCAGAAGCTACAAGCTCCAAGTTTCGCAAGGGAACTCTGACACCAGGCAGGTGTTCAGGATCGTGTACGACGGCGCGAAGCAATTGATCTCATCCGGAAGCGTGACCAGACCGCTCAGAGAGGTGACTGTGGTCAGCAGCGGGCATGCTAATAACGCGACCACCGACTCCACCACCCTCAGACCGTTTCGGTTTACCAGGTCCCTAAGGAAACAGCTATGCCAATGCCTGGACCCGCCGAACGCTCTTGGCAACGACTGGAGGATGCTGGCGCAGAGGCTTCAAGTCGACAG GTACATCAACTATTTCGCCACCAAGTCCAGTCCCACGGAGCATATCCTGGACCTGTGGGAAGCGAAACACCACGAGCCAACCGCGGTGACCGACCTCCTGAACCATCTTCGAGTGATGGGCAGAACCGACGCGGCCACGATCCTGGAGGCCCAACTGGGTCCGTGGCTCTGA